aaattaatagaacaATGTACAGACAGAAGTAGTGTATGGAGAAAgcacaaatgcataaaaatacatttaataaagcaGGAGAGCAAAGGGTTACATTAGTGCACATCTGCTTAATAGCTAAGAAATTCCAACCGCATAGAATTCCTTAGTTATGATGCAGATCAAATATTAACTATTCTAGCAACAATTAGACCTTTTGTGTCAGCACCGGCATATTTGGAAGGGGAGCTTCTGTTGTGGACCAGGGCACTACGTTGACTTATACTtgtacatttcttaatttagcagacgcttttctccgaagaaaTGCAGTACACTTCATTACACCAGCACAAGGAatgtagatgcagacatgtgattcttgggtacaatttgtttaatatcaCTGAGTAAACCAGTACATATTACAgaagtaaatgcatttttttttttttattaaatagacaccatttatgtttaaattttacaagCTTTATCTGACTTCACTGTATTATCACTGCTTGCGATTTTCAGTGGTCATTGTGTTTATTCGCCAACATCCCACCTTGATTCTAAACCCTTATAGCGACAATACTCGCAGCTTCTTCTTCTCAAAGCCTTACTTTGGCACGGGTTCCAGTTTCGGGTGTGTTGTGCCTTTCAGCACTGAAACAGTTGCACCCTCTTCCTTCCAAACAGAGATGAGAGAGAAAAGATAAAGATCCCCAAGGACATGGATGATGCCAAGGCCTTGGGCACAGTGCTCTCCAAGTACAAGGACACCTACTACACCCAGGTGTTGGTGGCCTACTTTGCTACATACGTCTTGTATCCTTTTGTTGTTCATTGGAATGGTTAGGTAAGAAGTGGATGTTAAGGTGACCGTGTCTTTGTGAAAATGTCAGGTGGTCTTTTCTGTGATGGGAGTCATGATatgagtgtgtgggtgtgatgACTGTAATCTCTGGATAGGAAGGAGTGTTACATATGAGATGCTGTATGTGTGCACACAGGGAGCAAGAAATCTTAGTTCTCAAGGAGGGGGATGTTTCTACTGGGTCAAAAGAATAGGCACTTTCTGTTCGGAGGGTTATTTTTACGCTGGGCAGATAAACATGCACTGGGGTGGTGTTCATCAGAATGTCATAGctgcaataaatgtattaaaagcctgtttccccccccccccccgtattaTTCACTGTTCGAGTGCTTGTGCACAGAccctaaaatatttaattatgatCCTGCAGAACACTTGAACACTCTGCACATGTAATAAAGCAAGtagttttttttgaaaacctgCAGCGACTGTGAAACTACCTCACACAAGTAGTCAAAGGAACTGCAAAAGCACTTATGGCTGATGGCATCCCAGACACATATGCAAATAGCTGTGGTTGACAGGCCATTCCTTCTGTTCCCTGTAGCACATGCTCTCATTTTAGGCTGGTTCTGCAGAACTTGCTGCCCTTGTAGTGAGTCCACCCAGCGCTCCCCAGTGTGACCAGATTTCCATAATCGTATTAGACATTGATGTTCTAGGCTGCTGCTGGACCTGAATTGGTCTTTTAATTGCACATCCAGGACATGATCAAAACAGAcatccttttattatttttggggGGCGCAGGTAGAGTAATGGTTAAAGCTAAggtcttgtttttttaaaaaaaaaaaaaaaaaattctggattcaaggtacttgccctgaattcatacaacaaaaaaatcacgtaattgtataaatgggtagatcattgCAAGTAGGTTAACAGTATGAAGGTCttttgagaaaggcatcagctaaatgaatcaataataaatattgttcCCTCAGAAATCAAAGTACAAGGCTTTGTTATTGGGGACCATcagtaatgtaaatattcatgacCATTTTTGGAGTTAGCCTTTTGTTTATTACAGGTTTGTGTGATCAACCACCCATCCCCATTCCTGGCTTATAATTAGAGGTCCACAGTCAGCCTGGCCATCTTTTTGCCACCAGTGTTCTCTTGCTGTGAACTGCTCAAAGCAATGCCATTTACAGGAGAGCAGATTGCTGGTAGGGAGCCGGAAATCAAACGCAGTGGGCTTTGCGTGTTTGTCTCGTTACAGCACTGCTTTGCATGTCTGTGGAACTACTACtatgttttactgcagtgtcaGCATTAGACAcatcactcccccccccccccccccctcaaaatATAGTGAAACCCGGCAATAATGCGAATTCGGATAGAATGCAATTGCTTTCTGTCCTCCGCCCGCAAAGGTTCTATTAGTATTAATagtagtattatttttttagttattttattattgtatgttataTGCATTGCGATGTTTCCTGTACTTTCTccacatcagataaatgaaaactcttttttttttttttttttttcctttccccccaCACACTAACTGGAAGACTGAAAAATATTGTATCTCATTAACCTTACAATAATGCAATCCCACATTTAGTGtgattgagttttttttttttttttgtgtgcaacTTATTGTGTAATGGAGGGATTTTGCTGTATAGCCTATTAatggacagttggtagcataatggttaaatATGCTTTCTtgggacctaaaggtcacaggttcaaatcctgcttccagctgttgtacccttgagaaaggtacttaccctaaatggcaaCAAACGGTTCTCATGCTGACACTGTAGTCCATGATGTCAGATGTAGACTGTACACATCTAAAGCAGTGCTATTTAGTTCTTACAGGTATATGGGGTAGCTGATAGCATAGTTTTTAGAGCTGTTTCCTTCAATTCTGAAAGTTGTAGGTAAAAatctgctgtagtaaccttgagtgAAGCATTAACCCTaggttgctccagtaaaattgcccagctgtataaatgggtaaataactgtatgtagcttaacattgtaagttcctttggagaaaagtgtcaactaacttaataaatgtaaatattggatACAGAACCCCTGGAGATTCTCGACATGGTGGAGAAATGCCACTTCAACTTCATGGTGAGGCTTTCCTTTCCAATTGTAGCTCTTTCACTTTATGCATTAATTCTTGATCAGTAACTGTGTTTGCAGTTCAGGGTTGCtgtggcctggagcctatcctataAACACTGGGCATGAGGGAGAGTAtaccctgaacaggatgccaggctctcgcagggcaatctcacacTATGGGCTATGAAGTCACCACTCCATCTGAAATCCATGTGTTAAgtctgtgagaggaaacactTGTGAACACAGAGAACCTTCAAACTCCACTcggactgagccagatttgaatccGCAGCCAAACCCTGAGAAATTGAGAGGCATCAGTGCCACACACTGTGTGCCGCTATGCCACCTTGATTCAGCCTCCTCCAAATCTGTTTGGCTATTGAGAAACATACCTACACAATCAGTAAATTGATCTTAGTTGTGATGTACTTTGGGTTTTGATTTCTGATTGTTGAATTCATCACCACGTGCATATTTTCTGTCTGGGCGCTTTGTCGTGTCACAGTTCCAGTTGGTTGGTTTTGTGTGACTAACCTCGctgtgtatgtgcatgtctATGCTGATCCCCTGTCATGAGCCTTAATCACGATGATTCAGCCTCCAGACATTTGCGATCCCCGGCTCCAtctttctcagcatcctgtctggCTACCTCTACCCCTTCCCTCTGGCCCTCTTCCTGGTCTGCCTGGTGAGTAGAGAGGCACTGCCACATTCATGGATTTTCACAGGAGGAAAGATATTCAGTTCAGTCCCTTATAGCTGTCAGATGAATGGAATGGATTCCAGTATGCCATTGAGATAGTCAGACCAGACTCCAGACTTTGATTCTTTGGGAAGAGTCTTTGACTTGAAATGAAGCAGTTTAAACCATAAAGCAGCATGATGTCTGACTTGTCCTGCCTTTCCACTGACCATTTCCTGTGTCCTGGTAGTGCTCTGGCCTGGGAGCGTCTTTCTGCTATATGCTGTCCTACTTGGTGGGCCGGCCAGTGGTCTACAAGTATCTGACGGAGAGGGCTCAGAAGTGGTCTCAGCAGGTATGGCATCgtgtttagagctgttgctCTGCAGctaaaggacctgggtttgaacactttctgctgtagtaaccttaaCCAGGATACTTACCTttaactgatatagtaaaaattacacaggtgtataaatgagtaaataattgtaggtagcttagtgtacaaacctaaaattgtaagtcattttgaagaaaagcaccagataaatgaattaatgataaTTGTGTGCTACCTTGAAAACCTCCTGTACTAGTCTGGTTTTTGGAGGGTTTATGGCAATGAAGGCTATATGCGGGGTGTTGACTTAACTTTTTTCCCAGTGATTAAGATGTAATTAATGCCTGGACAGCTGTGCATTCtaagaagcacacacacattttcagaaccgcttgtcccgtacggggtcgcggggaaccggagcctacccggcaacacagggcgtaaggccagagggggaggggatacacccaggacgggacgcaagtccgccgcaaggcaccccaagcgggactcgaaccccagacccaccggagagcaggactgtggtccaacccactgcaccaccgcaccccctcattctAAGAAGCTTTTCTGTCAAATGACTTGAAATAGTTGGACCCTCAGGATGGTTTTTGGTAATCACTGCAATATAACAATTTCTGTGACTAATAATCCGGTTTCATAAGGATCATTTGCTCTGTGGAACTTCTGAAAAGAATCAGTTGTGTGTCTGATTTTACTTTTACTCGGTTTTTATTGCAGGTGGACAAGCACAGAGCGCATCTCATAAATTACATAATCTTCCTGAGGATCACTCCCTTCCTCCCCAACTGGTTCATTAACATCACCTCCCCTGTTATCAACGTGCCTCTGGGGGTCTTCTTCCTCGGGACTTTCTTTGGTGTGCCCCATTTTGTTCTTTACAAAACCTTACCACATGTTTGTGCCCAACTACCCCCATGAAGTCTCTAGATGATTAGTTTGTTTTAAAGCTCTTTTGATGTGCATTGTCAGTTTATCTTTAccccacattttcatttatgtgcCACATTGTTTCAACTGATTTATGGAATACAGCTCAATTTACACTTTGGATTTTTACTATTTGAAAACAAGTTTTATTATTGAGGCCAGTGGGTAAGTGTGGTTAGAAGTGTACTATATACTAGGTGtcaccttccactcaaagggcCTAGGTTTGAATCACTGCTCCTGCTGTATTgtcctcgatcaaggtacttacccttaattgatgcagtaaaaatgaacaatctttgtaaatgtttaaatcactGTACATAGCTTTGTCtacaaatctaacattttaagttgctttggaggaaaaaatcaGAATTATTCTATATAAAAGGTTTTCAATTGTTTATTGTTATAGAGTGCTCTTtttacacagtgacagagcactgaacaaagggataagataaataagacagttgactacataCTAGAGtactacattatccatgcagttattaaagctgtaagccTGCTGTAGGCcacaaaggaaaggaacaaaaaactcccaaccgaaagtcaagggagaaaaaaaacctctgggggtccaagtgccagtggctgcccactcctcctgggtgttttagattaaaaaagacttgaGTAAATTTACAGCTAATAACGTTGTAGATGAGTGAGGTCCCAGTCCACACAGGTATGTTTTGTCAATTATGGCAGGTGGccgtcagcatggggtgctggtatGATGGccagccggcctcctcaggtcttatcataaggaaacaatgctcaatgaaaaagaaattgttagaAAGAGATTAGAGAGGAtaatacagaaggaaaaaagcacagcCAACTAGAATTACCTGTCACTGATATGCCagagtaaacatgtaaatcttAAACTAGGATTTAAAGGGtgagacagacggggcattcctgacagtaactggcagACTATTCCATAGTCTAGGTACTCTGTAGCTAAAGACATGCTCTCCTACTGcaatcttattgatcacaggtactttaaggtatcCCGCTTTCAATGAGAGGAAACACtgtcaatgtaaatgtcttagaatgtatggatgaataattTTGCAAAGGTAAGATGGAGCAATGCCAGAAGTAAggttttataatcaactctgaACATAACCGGGGACCAATGCAGCAATTTACGTGGTGGTGTTATGTAGTCATACTTCCTaattctagtaacaattcttgcagcagcattctgtaccagctgtagcctggatacagtctagTACGGACAGCctgaaaataaagcattacaatagtccaacCTACTTGAAACTGATGTTGTTGAATCTGCTTATCTTACTGTTTTGCGCACAGATTTTTCACTGAGGTGTGGGACTGCGTTACGCTTTTATGAGCTATACGTTGACCCATCTGTATTTGTCTGCTCTATTTTACAGGTGTAGCTCCTCCGTCCTTCGTGGCGATCAATGCAGGGACCACCCTCTACAAGCTGACCACAGCTGGGGAGGCCGTGTCATGGAACTCTCTCGCCGTGCTTGGACTGCTGGCCGTGCTTTCCATCCTGCCCGTCTGCTTCCAGAAGAAGCTGCAGCAGAAGATGGAGTAGGTTTTCTCTGTGCCCTACCTGTTGAACCTGTACAGCCTGTCCCCTACAGCCCGCGTATCACCTCACAACACAACCTCAAGTCTGGGATGGCGATAGGCTGCTGTTATACACACAGCTCTGTCCTCGTGCCCTATGGCTGCAGTTGACAGGCTAAGTGCCACAGCCCTTACGCTATTGGTCATCAATGACCGTAGTGTGCCTGCCCCCGTTCAAGTTCTGTGTGAATGAGATCTGGTTTAAGAAACCATTGAAACCCGGTCATTGGGCTGTCACTGCTGATTCCAGATGTGCACACAGAGGCACATCTGTCCAGATACACAGCTGGTGAAGCACAGTCTCTGTCTCCTCCCAGAAAGACTTGTCATccttgaatttttatttttaatctagcATTGTTCTTAGTGCATGTTTGAATGAGTTAAAGAATAGAAACGTAGAAGCTATTTTCACCAGCAGTCTTTTCCCTCTCATTAATGAAATGCGTTCcatctttttgcattttaatgtttttaacgTTTCCTGTACCCACCTGGTACTGGAGTGTGTATGCACTTCATATGAATGACCTAAGCAATATTTTCCCCGTGACTTCAGTTACATCTTTTTGGGGAAGAAAACCTGGAAGGGTCCCCCCTCCCTTATGTTTTCATGCATTGGTGACTAGAGACCATTATggtataaggaaaaaaaacaattctttgGTTGCATCTGATGaaacttgaaatgttaaataGTTACTACTTGCCTATCACGGTGACTGCAGTGAAGTatagtttttaattaaagttaacaactgcattttatttggcCCAGTCAGATATGAATGGTATGAAATGCTACAACTCATTTTATGcctatttttgtttctttttgtgcGTGTGGCATAATGAGGCATGATTGAAGAGCAGCTAATAGATCCATTGCAGTGTTGAAGAGTTTGATAATGGTTTTATACTTCTTCAGACTGAAACACTGATGTAGATTAATGTAGTATCCTAATTATTAAATAATCTACTCCAGATCCTCAAGTCTTACTTAACAACTGGGACACGGTTGACTTTGTATTAAGGGTTGACAGTAGACTGATACTTGTCTTGCTGTTTTGCTCCAAAATATTGCTGCCTTGTACCTGCTTTTATACTTTGTTTTATAGTGGAAAACTTGGCTACCAGAGAACTTCTTTCCTTGATTGGACCCTtacaacatttttctttgctctcCATCTTACAGTGCTAATGTGATTCTGTGGTAAGAGTTTACCACTCTTACCTCTCTAGACTTCGCCAAAAAAGAACACACTGTAAATTTGGAGCGTCAGGATGTTTTTTCCTGATTTGAGTATCCATAATGCTGTTGTCCAAGTTCTACTTTTACGTTCCTAATTCTTTTGGACATTTTGCGGTCCTGCAATATCAGTGGTACAGACTGTACTATTCCCTGTGTTGTTTGGATTCCAgttgtccattttttttctttgcattttaaaccTAGTTTGATGGGTTCCGAAGTGAGAATACTGGAATTTTGTTTATCAGATGGAGGAGACTGCACGGGAAATATGATAAGGATGGGTTAGTTCAAAAACCATTGTGAAATTTACTCTGTACAAACTTGAAGGTGGCAGGGTTGGATTGGTTAATGTCTGATTGGATAGTTTGTGGCGGCGTCTGAAATTTGTCAGTACCGTTAACATTCACTAAAGCCGGTTCTTTATTCTTTTCCTCcggaaatatatttatttatgcatttaggactggatttttttttttttttaaataaatcttgaAACAAACAGGGAAGCAGTTGAAGATTTAGCAATTTTATGGGTGAAATAATCTGTGCTACTTTTACGTCTTAAGTAGTGTAAGAAGggttttcagaaatttaatTGTTGAAATTGGAGCCGCCCCCCAGCACCACTGTTATTAACAATTAAGCATATTCAAAACCTTATTTAAATCATGAATGTGTCACAGCAGCATAGCTGGAATTACTGTGGCCCAAAGTACCTGGTCTTAGCTGGAAGTAAgggctgtgtggagttggtGCTTGTTGGTGGAGCCTTTGCAATAATTCTGCTCAATCATTCCATTAACAATGGCTCCAAaccatggggaaaaaatgtttggcCCCTCTGAGGAGGAGGTGTGGCCACTGTTCTCTGCATCCAGATGGAATCCTCTAATGCATGTGAGTTTGAGAATTATAGTGTAATCTGGGAAGTTCACATGAATATCTAATTTATACCTTAATTACACAACTTCATATCCAGTCAGTCCCCTTCAATTTTACTTTGGCTTCTGAATGTCAGTTGCTCTtctgcagaaattaattttatgaacaTAGCAAAACATTAACGGTTTTCCTCTAATGTTcatctgcagaagttttcttttgtgtttttgcattataCCTTTAGCAGGTGGTGGTGTTGTCCAGATGGTACTGTTACCTGCTTTTGGcatgtaaaaatgaccttgacTTCCTGTCACTTCACCATGTCTTAAACTGCCTCATTTGAAATATATCTCTGTGACCACAGTATTACATCTTAAAACAAACTGTATTGCAGAATGATGCATTTAAGTCCCTTTTTGTCTGGTTTAATTAAATGACTTATTTATTAcgaaaaggtaataaaaaatcAAACATTGAAGTCTgcctgctgttttatttatgagtGTTACATAATTGATGCCCTTGGACTGAGACACAACGGTGTCTTACAAATCTGACcttgtaaaataaaatcaataggGGGAGGAAGAGATCAGAATTATGGCTTGTGTGTAAAAACactataaataattaaatatatttaaatcaaGTTAAAACACATTCCTCTGTGGGTCTGGGAATATGCCTGACTGCTTAGGATACAGCAAGGTGAtctggaaaaataatttttatgtagAGGTGGCAATTTACACAGTACACACAAGGCTTGTAACAGGGTCCCATATAATGGAAAAACTACGTTTATGAAAACATACTCTTTGTACAATGGGTTTTTTTactcagtacaacagcattttacCCATTGAGCAGTTTTTCATCCACAAGTATTTTACTCTGCACAACAGCCTGTATCGAGTGCTCCTGTCAGACTGTTTGAAAGAGTCTTTTCAGTGCAACACTAACCTTTACACTAACTACTGCTCCTTAATAGTAACTTTGAGGATGATGACTATAAACATgtaattgttaaattatttaactaGTACACAAAGTTTTAACAAATACTTTTAcactagtgtaaataaagccttaacatcacaatcaaatgaaaataatccaAAGTCAAAGATTTGTTAGTAACTCGCCCCTAATGGCATACTGCCCAGCACTTTGGCAGTGAAAGATAAagttaggaaaaaaataaatacctgtATTTCTTTACCATTACCTATAGGCCAAATTATCAAGGTTTCCCTGCACCCGTCCATCCTATGCTTTCCGGATTGACGCTGGATCTCTGAATTCTggactggacaagtggttacatTACTTAATGTATGAATTGAAAtagaacattaaaatacaagttAGATATAATTTTTGTTACAGATATTAAGAAATGGTGCCATTGTCATGTATAGCATaccttttatttatacattaactcatttagatgacactttctgcaaagtgacttataattcTAGCCTACCTACAATGTATACAGCTGGGagatgttactggagcaatttcagggtaagtaccttgctcagaggtactacagccagagagatAGAACCTGGAACCTTTTGGATCTAataatggcagcagctctaaccacaacgctgCTAACCCCTTTTTTCATGTCTAAATTAGTTTTAGGCGTTATATTTTTCGTCGATTTACTATTCCCCCACAacataaataatggtaattcgaTCCCCTTCAAATTCGTTCCCCACAAATTTCCCTAACGGGGCTGATTTCACGGAACGAATTAGCCCCGTTATATGAGGAATGGATGTGTACAGTAAACGgttgtatttcacttttttgacACTAGATGTCGCacaaaggaaaaggaaacgATGTACGATGCGGTTGCGTTTATCTGTAGCACCGTAGCGAGGATTTTGCTTGTGTTTATCGTCTGCCATTCAGTTTCAGTGACGCCGTCACTACGTTTATTAAATACTGTTGAAGTAGAAGATAATGTGTCGTTAGTATAACCGCTTTAAGTGCTTTGTTATACACGAGGGGACGTGTTAagaaaattttgattttgaaagtcTCTCTAGCATAGTACAAAAAACGTTATGTAACAAATTAGTATAGGTAAATGTTCAATGTTTCGAGATATATTCGTAAAATAACAATCTGTGCTAACATGATTTCCCTCAAAGCTGTACACTGACTGTCCATTGAGTGATGAATCACTGATCAGTGATGTGGCGCTCACTTGTCGCGCGCGGCGCCCTGGGTTCGAACGGGGCAAAGGACTCGCGGACAGCGTTCATTGCGAACGgttattggaacaccggcacatgATAGCGAGTGGTGACGGGAGTATCagtggaaataatgctctcggtccgaggagcCCGTTTCGTCAAGGACCTGCACCCTTTGACGAGGCTTTGACAGCCCTCTCTCCTTCCCCACACTCGCCCCCGGCCATCGTTTCTGGCCTCAGCCCACACAGCGCTTGaacaacttttacatttttcccaacATTCCCATTACTCCAACTATCGACAATAAACATCTTTTCCCACTCGAACGTGACGCTCTTCAGTCActcgggtcgttacagtattttgGTGATACAAATACAAGAGCTCATTATAACCTTTCACTCGCTAAACACACTACGTTGCGGCAGCGCAGGGGTTACACGCATGACGTAATTAACTTTCCGAGCCCGGGGCGCATGCGTCATGCGCATTTCagacccctcccctcctcctcgtCTTCGACCACGCCCCCACGCCTGCTTTTCCGCTCTGATTGGAGGAACCCTGTGCCACATGAACACGGCCACACGAGAGGTGTCACGGTGCGCTGTAGCGCTGTCTCCGCCTCGCAGCTCTTTAAACGGGCTCGGCCGGTGCACGCTGCGCTTGCTGCGCTCGGTGGTGTCCTGAGCTCAGCTCAGCATGGCAGATCGAGGTGAAAGCGGTAGCTCCTGACGTGCTCTCAGTGTCCTGGGAGCAGCATCAGCATGATGAGCTCCAGCTTCAGCTCGTGCAGGTTCGCCGATTATTTCGTGGTGTGTGGACTGGACACGGACACGGGGCTGGAGCCAGACGAGCTTTCCGGTGGGTGAATGATCggtgatgtgattttttttttttttttttttttttttttgtgagtgttGGTGATGATGACTTACTGCGATTGTGACTGTGATGTGGAGTGCAGCCGTAACTGATGCGATGTAAGGACTGTCATTACGACGTTGAGTTTTGGGGTTATGTATGAACCTGTCGTAGATGTTCATGATGATCTGTTCCATCAGTGGCATTGCCACACTGTATGTGCTCTACGAGTAATGTTCACCCCACCTTTCCGTACAGTTGTAAATGACATGAGTAGATTTTTAAATGAGAAGTTACAGAATGAGGTCATGATGTGTAACCTGCACCAGGTGACTAGGTAGGTAACAGAGCTGTTAAAGCCACCAGactggaatcccacctcctgctgaagtacccttacTAAGGTCCTTACCCAATTGGcctgtgaaaattacccagcagtttcaatacatttttgttatgtGATTCAATGCTTGaagatgctttagagaaaaacaacTTCTTATTTGCAGGACTTCACCCCATCATTGTTCATATGCAATGTAAGCTCCTTAacagtcaataaaaaataaataaaataaaagagaaatggATCCTGGATCTTCCAGCTGGCCAAAATTATTCTGATATGTGAAAAGTGGAGCTAGGGACATACTCATGTCTTTTaagaaacacagtggaacagtTCCATTTCCCATGATTTACCATTTTCATGACCAATACCACACTGAGGATTAAAACATATAATAGTACAGGAAGGTGGAAAGCTGTAAAATAGATTGTTGGAAAAGCAGATTATTAATGAAATGTTACCTTCATTTCACCTATATTGAAAATATCGGGAAGATCCCTACAGATTGTTTTGTCCCCGAGGCCTAGACATGTTTGAGTGGAGGGCCTCATTAACCGGGAAGTGTAATGTTAAATACTCACTGGCGGATTAGTGAAAATGTGGTTAAGGCCTGTGGTTTGAACACTTCTTCTTTCAAACGAATGAAACGTTTTGAGGTTTGAACTCCATTGATCTTTACCATTTACGTGCACTGGAAATACTCATTTGAACCCAGCAGCACTGAGCAGATTGGTGGAAGCTGTGGGACCCGGCTGGGGGTGGAGGTTGGTTCTGATACGATTCTGCTGCCATTGGGGAAACACTCATTAATTCATCAAGTCTGCATcaggaaaattaaacaaaagcagGCTTGGGTTTTTTCCCCCTGGGGGGCTACTAAGGTGGTGGGGGGTTGTCTATTCACATGTGCTCCAGTTGCCATCCCcctaacaagaaaaaaacagaatgatgTCATTATAACCATGACTTGACCTCAGACATCTGTGAATTGTTACCTCCcctggtggggggtgaggggacaATACTGGCTAATTCTCTGGGGGGGGGTGCCAGGCGGTGTGCAGGTAGGGCTGTTGGCAACAATCGTTCGTTCACCGTAATTTCTGAGCACATGTGGCATGGCTGCAGTACGTGGGTTGCAGTTGGTCCAATGGTCACAAGTTCACCATGCGGAGAGCCGACTATGACCCCAGGTTGAGAGTGTGTCACCCTACtctttcatatatatttaatctAGAGTGTGTCCCCCCCATTGCTTCCACTGCAACACTGCTCCTTCCGTGGGGGGATATGAATATTTTCTGCCAGGCAGAGTGGTAGAATCGGAAGATTCTGAGCTCTTCTCGTGCTGTTTTTTGTCAGCCAGTTTTGGTTGTGTTGGTCTTATGCTCAGGGAAAAAGTGTCCAATGAAAGCT
Above is a genomic segment from Scleropages formosus chromosome 2, fSclFor1.1, whole genome shotgun sequence containing:
- the tmem41b gene encoding transmembrane protein 41B, which codes for MAKKRREKAEAGGSSTETLSEKRAKTDDETFKGHSSPVGGSARVSLLILLCIFTCAASVMYLVYQNFPELSEDEREKIKIPKDMDDAKALGTVLSKYKDTYYTQVLVAYFATYVFLQTFAIPGSIFLSILSGYLYPFPLALFLVCLCSGLGASFCYMLSYLVGRPVVYKYLTERAQKWSQQVDKHRAHLINYIIFLRITPFLPNWFINITSPVINVPLGVFFLGTFFGVAPPSFVAINAGTTLYKLTTAGEAVSWNSLAVLGLLAVLSILPVCFQKKLQQKME